TAGTGTAATTCTTACGCAATCGAATGACTCCGTGGAGAAAGAGAAGGAAATTATTGATACCTTGATTGAGACCCGAGTAGATGGGGTGGTTGCAGCACTCGGTTTGAATACCAAAGACTTTACTCATTTTGCTAAATTGAAAGAGGAGAGTATTCCATTGGTGTTTTTTGACCGTATTATCAAAAACTTTGATGTGAGTACTGTACAGATCGATGACTACCAAGGTGCCTATGATGCAGTATCTCATTTGATCGAGTCTGGATGTAAACGAATTGCTCATATGGGAGGTCATCAACACCTAGTTTTGTATCGAAATCGTTTCGAAGGTTATCGTAATGCATTGATAGATCATGGTTTTAATTATGATTCAGATTTGGTGTTCTTTAGTGATCTTCATCATGAAGATGGAAGAATAGAAATGAATAAATTATTAAAAATGAAATCTATTCCTGATGGAATTTTCTGCTCTAGTGATTATGTCGCAGTTGGATCCTTGCAAATTGCAAGAGAAAATGATTTCCATGTACCTAATGATATCAAAATTGTTGGTTTTAGTAATGAGCCTTTCACGTCCTTCCTTGATCCTGATATCTCTTCAGTTGATCAATCTAGTATCGTAATGGGACACAAATCAGGTGAAATTATTTTAAAAAGTGTAAGTGGTAATGAATCAAGTGATTATGTCGAGAATGTGATTCTGAAACCAACATTGATGTTAAGAAAATCTTCAAAAAAATTTTAGTATAAACATTTTTTTACATAGTTTTAGTTCAACCGATTGAAATATGTGTTGAAGAGCATGTTATTGACAGACTCTTCTTCATATAGATTGGATCAAATTTTTGTTTTTTTTTAGTTATTAATTTCAATCGATTGAAATATTGTCATTGTAGATATTTGTATTTGAATTTATTGCCGGTAATATTTTTTTTATACATGTATTTCAATCGATTGAATTTGTAAAATAGATATGAAGAATAGATTAATTAAAATCAGTCCGAAGGACAATCTATTGGTTGCACTTGAAGATATAGCACCAGGGGAGAAGGTCTTTTTTGAAGGGAAGGAACTTGATGTGATTAATGGTGTTCAGGTCAAACATAAGGTTGCCGAGCATGATTTTAACCAAGGAGATATAGTTGTAATGTACGGACTACCCGTAGGAAAGACATTAAAGTCTATACAAAAAGGAGATGTGATTACGACAGAAAATATCATTCATCATACAGGAGGTTTCTCTCAAAGTACCGGTGAATATCAGTGGACAGCTCCTGATGTAAAAGCTTTCGAAGGTCGAACGTTTAACGGTTATAAACGTAAAGATGGAAAGGTTGGTACTACGAATAATTGGTTGGTAATACCATTGGTATTCTGTCAGAATAGGAATATACGTATTCTACAAGAGATGCTTGAAGACCAATTAGGATATAAACGATCGCAGTCTAAAAAGATTGATATCCAAAATATTACCAATGCAATTAAGGGTGGTGCATCTGTTGAGGATGTTTTGCAATTAGATGTGGTAAGTGTAAATAATGAGTCAAATCGTTCACCTTATTTTCCTAATGTCGATGGGTTGAGGTTCTTAACACATGATGGTGGTTGTGGTGGCACAAGAGAGGATGCAATCGTATTAAGCAAACTTTTAGCTGGGTATATTGCCAATGCAAATGTTGCTGGAGCAACAATATTAGGTTTGGGATGTCAAAATGCTGAGGTTAAGTATATCAATGGGTTTTTAGAAGAGTTTGGAGTTCTTGGCAAAAAGCCTGTATACGTTTTAGAGCAGCAGCAAAGTGTGTCGGAGCGAGATTT
The Prolixibacteraceae bacterium DNA segment above includes these coding regions:
- a CDS encoding LacI family transcriptional regulator, with the protein product MEKKKVTLQDIADALNITRSAVSKALNNHPKMSKKTKEMVANMAKELNYKPNQLAAALRKGKSKLIGVIVPAANITFFSSVIRGIEETVNRAGYSVILTQSNDSVEKEKEIIDTLIETRVDGVVAALGLNTKDFTHFAKLKEESIPLVFFDRIIKNFDVSTVQIDDYQGAYDAVSHLIESGCKRIAHMGGHQHLVLYRNRFEGYRNALIDHGFNYDSDLVFFSDLHHEDGRIEMNKLLKMKSIPDGIFCSSDYVAVGSLQIARENDFHVPNDIKIVGFSNEPFTSFLDPDISSVDQSSIVMGHKSGEIILKSVSGNESSDYVENVILKPTLMLRKSSKKF
- a CDS encoding altronate dehydratase family protein; protein product: MKNRLIKISPKDNLLVALEDIAPGEKVFFEGKELDVINGVQVKHKVAEHDFNQGDIVVMYGLPVGKTLKSIQKGDVITTENIIHHTGGFSQSTGEYQWTAPDVKAFEGRTFNGYKRKDGKVGTTNNWLVIPLVFCQNRNIRILQEMLEDQLGYKRSQSKKIDIQNITNAIKGGASVEDVLQLDVVSVNNESNRSPYFPNVDGLRFLTHDGGCGGTREDAIVLSKLLAGYIANANVAGATILGLGCQNAEVKYINGFLEEFGVLGKKPVYVLEQQQSVSERDFIAQAVKMTFAGLMEANKLERTPQPLSELVIGLECGGSDGFSGISSNPLLGYISDMIVALGGSAILSEFPELNGVEQNIVDRCVNTEYADKFSSLIRTYAQRAKEAGSGFEANPSPGNIKDGLITDAMKSAGAALKGGTSPILDVLDYTEVLTKKGLSLLCTPGNDVESTTGLASTGANIILFSTGLGTPTGNPTVPVVKVSSNTTLSNRMSDIIDFNAGEIVTGEKSIRDRAFDLMEYIIQIASGKELVKAEKLRQYDFIPWKRGVSL